The Vicia villosa cultivar HV-30 ecotype Madison, WI unplaced genomic scaffold, Vvil1.0 ctg.000321F_1_1_2_unsc, whole genome shotgun sequence sequence TACACTTTGCAGCTTCCATTAAAAACTAGATTGTCTAACTTTTTTCATGCAATGATCTATATAGGAACGGTGATATTTAGCTTGGAGAAATACAAACATGGATGAGCTTGTCTGTATTGAAAATTGCGAACCCCGATATTTTACTATGGGACAATGAACTCCATGGCAAtccattactgataatggatgcTCCTCCCATGCAACAATTATCATTTTCGGAACAGTTGGTTCAAGTACAGATATTTATGTGTCTGTTAAAATATAATTGTTAACTTTATGTTCATGGCATTGGTTAATGTTTATTTTTATCCAAATTTCTAACAACAAGGAACACATTAATTTTGAGTTTTTCGGTTTGTGAAAtaagcagtggcggagccagaaattgcAGGGAGCCCGGGCAAAAAATTTATAccttgtttttaattattttacactatgtttctactaattttaccCTTAATTTTGCCTAAAAATTTtgtccttaattttgtctaaaatttTACActctgtttttactaattttgcccttaattttgtctaaaaattactaattttgcctCTAGTATTGTCTAAAAAACCAACTATTAAGTGGGGTGAATACAACTAAAGGAGgtgttgagcccgggcgcgtgcccgggctcgctGGGCTATAGCTCCGCCCCTGGAAATAAGTATTTGTGATGCTGTTTAAGGATTTGTAAGAATAATTTGTGAAACATGTTTTATATGATAACTTTTTTATTGCTCGATGGTTTACAATGGAAAACATGGTCGTTGAAATGATCAATATTGTTGAACAAATTCATTCTCATGTATGTTCTTTCTTGTCATAATACATTTCATATTTATGTAGCATGAAATATTTTTTTGCTTAATTTATATATAGTACATATAGGCTTTGATAGAAGATGCTTGCGACGTGATGATTTGGAAGCAGTTTACTATGGAAGCTTCTGCTTGTCAAAGTTATTCAGATCTTGGAGGATTGGTTCAACGACTGCAAAAGGTGAATTATAATTCCTAAGCTTATATTTTAATGGTGGTTTAGAATTTTTACAACTACTAGTATTTTCATTGCTCAAATACGGTTATTATTGTTTgaattgtattgtttatatttttttcgtCTATAGAGCAAAGTGCAGCACTATATAACGGAGGATTGGAAACTGAGTTGTTCTAAGTCTTGGTTTGATCCATGCGAGAAGGCAAAAAATGCAGAAATAATTGAGCTGCTAAATGAGGCATTTATAATTTTGATAACAAACATTTCTTCCAATATATGTGTTTCATTAATTTTGTTATTCTCTTGTTTAGTTATTGGTTGATTCCATTTTGTGGAATGACGATTACACTCTTTAGAATGTAGCACCAGAACCAAAAGTAGGTTATGTACGGAAGACATGGAAGCATGATGTAAtgaaatggttttcaaggaatcCTTTGTTTTCTAGCAGCATCGGCTCGCATCCACATGCTTCTAGTTATGGATTGTGCCAAACAAACTTTCAACTTGGTTTCAGAAGAGGCCTAAACTTCAAATTCACCATCCATGTGCATGTTCGACGCATAAAATGTACGGTGGAGGAGCCCATTGAAACCGAGTTTCCTAGTCAGTTGATGAATGAATTGAGTGATATGGCAGTCAAGGCTGTAGATTCTGATATCTTGCCCGTCACAGAAATGGTATCAAAGCCTATGGATGATGAAGAGGCTATTGAATTATTTGTAGAACCTGATACTGATAATACTAAGAGTCGACAGTGTGAAAAGTTTATCGAAGCCAAGGGAAGGCAATGTAGAGGACGAGCAATTGGTAGTGATAAATATTGTTGTGCTCATTTCTCAAGAAAACCTGCAAAAGAGGATAAAGCTCCTACCCCAATGTGTGGAGGTACAACTATGGCTGGTACTAAATGCAAGCATCATTCACATCCTGGCTTTTCATTCTGCAGAAAGCATTTAAGCAACGTTGAGACCAAAACTAGATCAAATTTGAAACGTCGTAGATCGAAAAGGAAAGCAAAAGTATACTGCAGTGGTTCGACATCGAAGAGAAGGGTTCGCGAAGACATAGGTATAGCACCTCCGAGAAGTCCATTGGATATTGATCCGGTATCGGTCATTGACGATGATTCTATTATTGCAAGGAACATTTTAGGTGAAACACTCGTGCTTTCTGGTAATGATTATAATGAGGCTCTTCAATGGATAGATTCTCCTCTTAATGACAATGATACTGATAATGATAATTCAATTAAGTGTAAGGTATGTTTTGAAGAATTTTCCGATGATCAATCACTTTGTAACAATTGGATGGAAAATCATGAAAGGGAAGCACATTGGTTATTCATGAGTTATGCTTGTGCAATTTGTCTTGATTCCTTCACCAACAAGAAACTATTGGAATCTCATGTTCCGAATAGACATCATGTGCAGTTCATTGAACACTGCTTGCTTTTAAAATGTAATGCTTGTAGT is a genomic window containing:
- the LOC131626797 gene encoding histone-lysine N-methyltransferase SUVR5-like — encoded protein: MENMVVEMINIVEQIHSHALIEDACDVMIWKQFTMEASACQSYSDLGGLVQRLQKSKVQHYITEDWKLSCSKSWFDPCEKAKNAEIIELLNENVAPEPKVGYVRKTWKHDVMKWFSRNPLFSSSIGSHPHASSYGLCQTNFQLGFRRGLNFKFTIHVHVRRIKCTVEEPIETEFPSQLMNELSDMAVKAVDSDILPVTEMVSKPMDDEEAIELFVEPDTDNTKSRQCEKFIEAKGRQCRGRAIGSDKYCCAHFSRKPAKEDKAPTPMCGGTTMAGTKCKHHSHPGFSFCRKHLSNVETKTRSNLKRRRSKRKAKVYCSGSTSKRRVREDIGIAPPRSPLDIDPVSVIDDDSIIARNILGETLVLSGNDYNEALQWIDSPLNDNDTDNDNSIKCKVCFEEFSDDQSLCNNWMENHEREAHWLFMSYACAICLDSFTNKKLLESHVPNRHHVQFIEHCLLLKCNACSGNFGNMDEFGLHVKSIHSSEFKVSKAPKQLTLTHGDDSLEMIEHINEASLEEPQPNNLNILSIACSNSCEVNLEASLMEKYGYLPERLNLKASEDCSEREILENSHQDEIHSVASPHSLKSSSLQKAIVLCDYISFRNESTPVICVLDQEILVSLFEK